The genomic window ATTTCTCTTTGTTAAATCCGTATGGGCAATGTCTGCAACCACTTTCACAACAATAGCCGCGCTTTAAGTGATATTGCTCTGTAAAGCAGCGATAACCTTCGGGTGTTAAATAGTAATCACCTTCTTCTATTGGGACATATTTTTTCATCTCCTACAAAGATAGTGTAATTTGGATTGATTTTTGATTTGAAAGCACTGTGATACTAGTTTCAAAATATTTAGTGCCTAGAGGTTATATAGGTTTAACTGTTTTTCCTTTTATGTTTTTAAAACACAAAACATTGAAAGGGAATAGCGTGTTGATTAATCATGAAAAAATTCATTTGAGACAACAGTTAGAGTTATTGATTATTCCCTTTTTTATGATATATATTCTGGAATATGTTGTTCGATTACTAAAATACAGAAACAGGCAATTAGCCTACCGAAACATATCATTTGAACGTGAGGCATGTATAAATGAAAAAGACCTCGATTATTTAAAAAAGAGGCCTTTTTGGAATTTTGTAAAGTATTTTAAAAAATAATCTTAGCTATTTTTTGTTTGCCATCCGCTAGTTTAATTTTTAACAATAGTGTGGCATTGTAAGGTGAAATAGATTCAATAGAAAATCTACTAGCGTTAACAGATTTATTGAAGTATAACGTTCTTCCTAAAATATCGTAAACATCTATTGAAGCAATAGTTCCATAATCTGACTTTACGGTTATTTTATCATTGTCCTCAAAAACACTTATACCGTTCAGAGTATCAAAATCATCTAAACCAAGTGTCGTGTTGGTAAATCTTAAGATAAAGCGATCGTTAATAATTCCTGATTCACTTGTGAACGAGTAAGGTGATTCTTTAATGTTATGGATAGTGTCATTGAGTAGATCTTCAATAAAAATATCTTGATTGCTGTCATAGAATACACCTTGCAAGGTATTGATGGCTATGGTCTGTATTCCAGATTCTGAAATATTAAGACCAATCGGTACCTGATCGTTAACATCAAAAGGTAATTGACGTCCTTGTATAAGGTATGCTTTTTCATCTATTAAGGAATAAAGGTCCAGTCCATTTCCAGTGGTGGTTGGCGCATCAAACATTCTGTCTTCGTCGTTAGTAGCACCATCAACATAGGCAACTAAAGTTGTATTGGACTGACCAGAAGGGTTCACGTAATCTAACCATATTCTGTTGGCCGCCGAACCATCCATATCAGAAGGGTTGCTGGTTCTGTAAAACTGATCATTAGCATAAGCACTGCTTCTCATAGTATTATCGAAGGTCACAGTTTCGTTTGTTGTTGCTGCATCGGTCATTAGTACGAAGAATCCTTGTCCTGCACCAATATTTCCGTTAAACCCTGTTGGAGTCGACGTGCCACTAGAGTTATAAGCAATATAATCAGCAACATCATAGTTGTACACGTAATCATCGTAGAAAGGGTCTGGTGCGATGGCAATATCAGTATCGTGAGTCCATAAATAAACACTACCTGTAATGTTGCCATTACCGGTATGTGTTAAAAAGTCTATAGCATCTATAGCTGAAGGGTAAGGGTTACCGATAAGGTTCCAGTTGTCATCATCACTGGTTACCATTAGGAGATCGTTTCCATAAGGGTTGTAGAAGTAATTTGCACCAGTGTATGTGCTTCGTTGAATGTTCTGGGTGATTTGTCCATTATTAGGTGTTCCA from Winogradskyella sp. MH6 includes these protein-coding regions:
- a CDS encoding DUF5522 domain-containing protein, with protein sequence MKKYVPIEEGDYYLTPEGYRCFTEQYHLKRGYCCESGCRHCPYGFNKEKLKKK